A section of the Paramisgurnus dabryanus chromosome 4, PD_genome_1.1, whole genome shotgun sequence genome encodes:
- the LOC135785852 gene encoding RCC1 and BTB domain-containing protein 1-like isoform X1, with protein sequence MQRVGQREQRLSKFMAEPLEVHFQYSPNNSRSVAMVDISKWPLFTLLDAQELASIRQACIFGASANEAIYITHDDEVYVLGVNCSNCLGTGDSQSSIVPKKLDSLSGKKVVNLSYGSGPHVLLITEEGELYAWGHNGYSQLGNGTTNQGVSPVLVSTNLQNKRVTEISCGSHHSLALTHDGEVFAWGYNNCGQVGSGSTANQPTPRKVSSCLQNKVMVSIACGQTSSIAVADNGEVYGWGYNGNGQLGLGNNGNQLTPCRLAALQNHCVLQIASGYAHSLALTDEGLLFAWGANAYGQLGTGNKSNQLSPVQVMTEKERIVEIAACHSTHTSAAKTQSGQVYMWGQCRGQPIVLPHLTHFTSTDDVFACFATPSVTWRLLTMEHDDFLTVAQSLKKEFDNPETSDLKFSIDGKYIHVHKAVLKIRCEHFRSMFQSHWNEDMKEVIEIEQFSFPVYRAFLEFLYTDSVDLPPEDAIGLLDLATSYCENRLKKLCQHIIKRGITVENAFSLLSAAIKYDAEDLEEFCFKFCVNHLTAVTQTTAFSQVDGNMLKAFICRASRCGAFKN encoded by the exons ATGCAGCGAGTCGGGCAGAGAGAACAACGGTTAAGTAAGTTCATG GCAGAACCTCTGGAAGTACATTTTCAATACTCGCCTAATAACAGCAGATCTGTTGCCATGGTGGATATCAGTAAGTGGCCTCTCTTCACCCTGTTAGATGCGCAGGAGCTCGCCTCCATCCGTCAGGCTTGCATCTTTGGGGCATCTGCAAATGAGGCCATCTACATCACCCATGATGATGAA GTGTATGTTTTGGGTGTGAACTGCAGTAATTGTCTCGGGACTGGAGACAGTCAAAGTTCAATTGTCCCTAAAAAGCTGGACTCTCTGAGCGGAAAGAAGGTGGTCAATCTGAGCTACGGCAGTGGACCGCACGTTCTGCTGATAACCGAAG AGGGTGAGTTGTATGCATGGGGGCATAATGGGTACAGCCAGCTGGGCAATGGGACAACCAATCAAGGTGTGTCACCTGTCCTGGTGTCAACTAACCTGCAGAACAAGAGGGTGACAGAGATTTCCTGTGGCTCTCACCACTCTTTAGCTTTGACCCATGACGGTGAG GTGTTTGCATGGGGGTACAACAATTGCGGTCAGGTGGGTTCAGGATCCACCGCCAACCAGCCGACGCCCCGCAAAGTATCCAGCTGTCTTCAGAACAAAGTGATGGTCAGTATAGCCTGTGGACAGACCTCTTCTATAGCCGTGGCAGATAATGGTGAG GTTTATGGGTGGGGTTACAATGGAAACGGCCAGCTGGGATTGGGCAACAATGGGAACCAGCTGACACCATGTCGCTTAGCCGCTCTGCAAAACCactgtgtgctgcag ATTGCCTCAGGTTACGCCCATTCTCTAGCACTGACAGATGAGGGTCTGCTGTTTGCGTGGGGAGCAAACGCATATGGCCAGCTGGGCACTGGAAACAAGAGCAACCAGCTCAGCCCTGTTCAGGTCATGACTGAGAAAGAAAG GATCGTGGAAATCGCCGCCTGCCATTCCACGCACACCTCTGCCGCGAAAACCCAAAGCGGTCAAGTGTACATGTGGGGGCAGTGCCGTGGACAGCCTATCGTACTGCCGCACCTCACGCACTTCACCAGCACGGATGACGTGTTTGCATGCTTTGCCACACCCTCTGTGACGTGGCGGCTGCTCACCATGG AGCATGATGATTTCCTCACGGTGGCCCAGTCACTTAAAAAAGAGTTTGACAACCCAGAGACCTCTGACCTTAAATTCAGCATCGACGGGAAGTACATCCACGTCCACAAAGCTGTCCTCAAAATCAG GTGCGAGCACTTTAGATCCATGTTCCAGTCTCACTGGAATGAAGATATGAAAGAAGTAATTGAGATTGAGCAGTTTTCGTTCCCGGTTTACCGCGCTTTCCTTGAGTTTCTCTACACTGACAGTGTGGATCTTCCTCCCGAGGATGCCATTG GATTGCTTGACTTGGCAACGTCGTACTGCGAAAACAGGCTGAAGAAGTTGTGTCAGCATATCATTAAAAGAGGCATCACTGTGGAGAACGCTTTCTCGCTTCTGTCTGCAGCCATCAAATATGATGCTGAG GATCTAGAGGAGTTCTGTTTTAAATTCTGTGTCAACCACTTGACTGCGGTCACGCAGACAACGGCCTTCTCGCAAGTCGACGGCAACATGCTGAAGGCCTTCATCTGCAGAGCCAGCCGCTGCGGAGCCTTCAAGAACTGA
- the LOC135785852 gene encoding RCC1 and BTB domain-containing protein 1-like isoform X2 has product MVDISKWPLFTLLDAQELASIRQACIFGASANEAIYITHDDEVYVLGVNCSNCLGTGDSQSSIVPKKLDSLSGKKVVNLSYGSGPHVLLITEEGELYAWGHNGYSQLGNGTTNQGVSPVLVSTNLQNKRVTEISCGSHHSLALTHDGEVFAWGYNNCGQVGSGSTANQPTPRKVSSCLQNKVMVSIACGQTSSIAVADNGEVYGWGYNGNGQLGLGNNGNQLTPCRLAALQNHCVLQIASGYAHSLALTDEGLLFAWGANAYGQLGTGNKSNQLSPVQVMTEKERIVEIAACHSTHTSAAKTQSGQVYMWGQCRGQPIVLPHLTHFTSTDDVFACFATPSVTWRLLTMEHDDFLTVAQSLKKEFDNPETSDLKFSIDGKYIHVHKAVLKIRCEHFRSMFQSHWNEDMKEVIEIEQFSFPVYRAFLEFLYTDSVDLPPEDAIGLLDLATSYCENRLKKLCQHIIKRGITVENAFSLLSAAIKYDAEDLEEFCFKFCVNHLTAVTQTTAFSQVDGNMLKAFICRASRCGAFKN; this is encoded by the exons ATGGTGGATATCAGTAAGTGGCCTCTCTTCACCCTGTTAGATGCGCAGGAGCTCGCCTCCATCCGTCAGGCTTGCATCTTTGGGGCATCTGCAAATGAGGCCATCTACATCACCCATGATGATGAA GTGTATGTTTTGGGTGTGAACTGCAGTAATTGTCTCGGGACTGGAGACAGTCAAAGTTCAATTGTCCCTAAAAAGCTGGACTCTCTGAGCGGAAAGAAGGTGGTCAATCTGAGCTACGGCAGTGGACCGCACGTTCTGCTGATAACCGAAG AGGGTGAGTTGTATGCATGGGGGCATAATGGGTACAGCCAGCTGGGCAATGGGACAACCAATCAAGGTGTGTCACCTGTCCTGGTGTCAACTAACCTGCAGAACAAGAGGGTGACAGAGATTTCCTGTGGCTCTCACCACTCTTTAGCTTTGACCCATGACGGTGAG GTGTTTGCATGGGGGTACAACAATTGCGGTCAGGTGGGTTCAGGATCCACCGCCAACCAGCCGACGCCCCGCAAAGTATCCAGCTGTCTTCAGAACAAAGTGATGGTCAGTATAGCCTGTGGACAGACCTCTTCTATAGCCGTGGCAGATAATGGTGAG GTTTATGGGTGGGGTTACAATGGAAACGGCCAGCTGGGATTGGGCAACAATGGGAACCAGCTGACACCATGTCGCTTAGCCGCTCTGCAAAACCactgtgtgctgcag ATTGCCTCAGGTTACGCCCATTCTCTAGCACTGACAGATGAGGGTCTGCTGTTTGCGTGGGGAGCAAACGCATATGGCCAGCTGGGCACTGGAAACAAGAGCAACCAGCTCAGCCCTGTTCAGGTCATGACTGAGAAAGAAAG GATCGTGGAAATCGCCGCCTGCCATTCCACGCACACCTCTGCCGCGAAAACCCAAAGCGGTCAAGTGTACATGTGGGGGCAGTGCCGTGGACAGCCTATCGTACTGCCGCACCTCACGCACTTCACCAGCACGGATGACGTGTTTGCATGCTTTGCCACACCCTCTGTGACGTGGCGGCTGCTCACCATGG AGCATGATGATTTCCTCACGGTGGCCCAGTCACTTAAAAAAGAGTTTGACAACCCAGAGACCTCTGACCTTAAATTCAGCATCGACGGGAAGTACATCCACGTCCACAAAGCTGTCCTCAAAATCAG GTGCGAGCACTTTAGATCCATGTTCCAGTCTCACTGGAATGAAGATATGAAAGAAGTAATTGAGATTGAGCAGTTTTCGTTCCCGGTTTACCGCGCTTTCCTTGAGTTTCTCTACACTGACAGTGTGGATCTTCCTCCCGAGGATGCCATTG GATTGCTTGACTTGGCAACGTCGTACTGCGAAAACAGGCTGAAGAAGTTGTGTCAGCATATCATTAAAAGAGGCATCACTGTGGAGAACGCTTTCTCGCTTCTGTCTGCAGCCATCAAATATGATGCTGAG GATCTAGAGGAGTTCTGTTTTAAATTCTGTGTCAACCACTTGACTGCGGTCACGCAGACAACGGCCTTCTCGCAAGTCGACGGCAACATGCTGAAGGCCTTCATCTGCAGAGCCAGCCGCTGCGGAGCCTTCAAGAACTGA